One stretch of Salmo trutta chromosome 7, fSalTru1.1, whole genome shotgun sequence DNA includes these proteins:
- the LOC115197021 gene encoding fez family zinc finger protein 1-like, whose product MDSALYHSAGIFGTPSASGNLTAGGNMITSTKPLAFSIERIMARTPEPKSIPFPNLFHHTPVGKADPKQALNMTSSSLHCMIPLVPLAYEPGHKLNMNGLDTSQFDASSYNSNELVSIGLNYKNEQPDLSSSVGQYKLFRPRVVNQSSFHAMGAVCYLNCGQSACPPPASIVNIHPMASYFLNTPLQHARQRAFLAEKNKVSHCADRYASGVKDISQTQLHHYMKGSAQIISDKLFKGSSKLNSGFPSGKPKVFTCEVCGKVFNAHYNLTRHMPVHTGARPFVCKVCGKGFRQASTLCRHKIIHTQEKPHKCNQCGKAFNRSSTLNTHTRIHAGYKPFVCEFCGKGFHQKGNYKNHKLTHSGEKQFKCNICNKAFHQVYNLTFHMHTHNDKKPFTCPTCGKGFCRNFDLKKHMRKLHDLSGSQSPATLATGETD is encoded by the exons ATGGACAGTGCGCTCTACCACTCAGCGGGAATTTTCGGCACCCCCTCGGCTTCTGGAAACTTGACTGCGGGCGGAAACATGATCACCTCCACCAAGCCTCTCGCTTTTTCGATCGAACGGATTATGGCCAGGACGCCCGAGCCCAAGTCGATACCTTTCCCCAACCTGTTCCATCACACTCCGGTGGGCAAAGCGGACCCGAAGCAGGCGCTCAACATGACTTCATCATCACTGCATTGCATGATACCATTAGTGCCATTGGCATACGAACCGGGTCATAAACTAAATATGAATGGATTAGATACGAGTCAATTTGACGCTTCCTCGTATAATTCAAATGAGTTGGTCAGCATTGGTTTGAACTATAAGAACGAACAACCAGATTTGAGCTCGTCGGTGGGACAATACAAACTTTTTCGACCACGGGTGGTAAACCAGTCATCTTTTCATGCCATGGGGGCTGTGTGCTACCTGAACTGCGGGCAGAGTGCATGCCCACCCCCAGCCAGCATCGTAAACATCCACCCCATGGCCTCCTACTTTCTCAACACTCCACTGCAGCATGCGCGCCAGAGAGCTTTCCTCGCGGAGAAAAATAAAGTGTCTCACTGTGCAGACAGATACGCATCCGGAGTTAAAGACATTTCCCAAACTCAACTCCATCACTACATGAAAGGGAGCGCACAGATTATATCGGACAAACTATTCAAGGGCTCTTCCAAATTGAACAGTGGTTTCCCAAGCGGCAAACCCAAAGTATTCACCTGCGAGGTTTGcggaaag GTGTTCAACGCCCACTACAATTTAACGCGCCATATGCCCGTGCACACTGGAGCGAGACCATTCGTCTGCAAAGTATGCGGCAAAGGATTTCGACAAGCAAGCACCCTTTGTCGCCACAAAATTATTCATACTCAG GAAAAGCCTCATAAATGCAACCAATGTGGAAAAGCGTTCAACCGGAGTTCAACTCTTAACACTCACACACGAATCCATGCAGGTTACAAACCCTTCGTCTGTGAGTTCTGCGGCAAAGGATTTCATCAAAAAG GTAATTACAAGAACCACAAATTGACGCACAGCGGGGAGAAACAGTTCAAATGCAACATCTGTAACAAGGCCTTCCACCAAGTGTACAACCTGACGTtccacatgcacacgcacaatgACAAGAAGCCCTTCACGTGCCCGACTTGCGGCAAGGGATTCTGCCGGAACTTTGACCTGAAAAAGCACATGCGAAAACTACACGATCTCTCTGGATCCCAATCCCCTGCCACTCTCGCCACAGGCGAAACTGACTAA